From the genome of Spinacia oleracea cultivar Varoflay chromosome 2, BTI_SOV_V1, whole genome shotgun sequence, one region includes:
- the LOC110779201 gene encoding biotin carboxyl carrier protein of acetyl-CoA carboxylase 1, chloroplastic, with protein MSTCIPTAAAVVADKSTTSASSATTTSSTLSLLGRHRQFNSLSNAAFSLSSKPNLRLISKSSRSVFTHTVAAKAQLNNAGIGETSSGVTQSKSGASSKEIKNGKPSSESAPTPLASEESISEFIAQVAGLIKLVDSRDIVELQMKQHDCELLIRKKEAISQLQAPPVYMMQAPSASTAPPQLSPPISAAAPAPASQAPAAPAPKPVKSSVPPLKSPMSGTFYRSPAPNAPAFVKVGDKVQKGQVVCIIEAMKLMNEIEADQAGTVIEVVAEDGKPVSLDTPLFIIQP; from the exons ATGTCGACTTGCATTCCAACTGCCGCAGCTGTCGTCGCCGATAAGTCCACCACCTCCGCCTCCtccgccaccaccacctcctCTACTCTCTCACTCCTCGGCCGCCACCGTCAATTCAACTCTCTCTCCAATGCtgccttttctctctcctctaagcCTAATCTTCGCCTTATATCCAAG AGTTCACGGTCTGTTTTCACACATACAGTAGCCGCTAAGGCCCAACTGAACAAT GCTGGCATAGGTGAAACTTCAAGTGGAGTTACTCAATCTAAATCTGGAGCATCATCGAAAGAGATAAAGAATGGCAAGCCATCTAGTGAGTCAGCCCCAACGCCATTGGCATCAGAGGAATCAATTTCTGAATTCATCGCCCAAGTTGCTGGTCTTATTAA GCTTGTAGACTCAAGAGACATTGTGGAGTTGCAGATGAAGCAGCATGATTGTGAGCTTTTGATTCGCAAAAAGGAAGCCATATCACAATTGCAAGCTCCACCAGTGTACATGATGCAGGCACCTTCTGCATCAACAGCACCCCCACAACTTAGCCCACCCATTTCTGCAGCTGCACCCGCACCCGCATCTCAAGCACCTGCTGCACCAGCTCCTAAGCCGGTCAAGTCATCAGTTCCCCCCCTTAAGAGCCCTATGTCTGGAACATTCTATCGAAGTCCTGCACCTAATGCCCCAGCATTCGTAAAG GTTGGGGACAAAGTGCAGAAAGGACAGGTTGTATGCATTATCGAAGCCATGAAGTTAATGAATGAGATTGAA GCGGATCAAGCCGGGACAGTCATTGAAGTTGTCGCAGAAGACGGGAAACCCGTCAGCTTAGATACA CCTCTGTTTATCATTCAGCCGTAG